The proteins below are encoded in one region of Avibacterium volantium:
- a CDS encoding site-specific DNA-methyltransferase: MSNMIQDELHQALKSQPEYWADENQTTLNKPKLIDAAEKTDPVIIGLLLQNETLKRHFFTKIGGAWVFKMQEFRFFLDKHSVNNSYTRFANRIGLTDGKRFLKDSSDIVLDFPFKDCVLNGGQSSEEGEEVYFKRNNSQPANYTLN, translated from the coding sequence ATGAGTAATATGATTCAAGACGAACTACATCAAGCCCTAAAATCACAGCCAGAATATTGGGCAGACGAAAACCAAACCACACTCAATAAACCTAAGCTGATTGATGCAGCGGAAAAAACCGACCCTGTCATTATCGGATTATTGTTGCAAAACGAAACGTTGAAACGTCATTTTTTTACTAAAATTGGCGGGGCGTGGGTGTTTAAAATGCAGGAGTTTCGTTTTTTCTTGGACAAACACAGCGTAAACAACTCTTACACCCGATTTGCCAACCGCATTGGCTTAACGGATGGTAAACGTTTTTTAAAAGACAGCAGCGATATTGTGTTGGACTTTCCCTTTAAAGATTGTGTGTTGAATGGCGGGCAAAGCAGCGAAGAAGGCGAAGAAGTTTATTTCAAACGCAACAATAGCCAGCCAGCCAATTATACACTAAATTAA
- a CDS encoding site-specific DNA-methyltransferase — translation MIYIDPPYNTGNDGFKYNDKFNHSTWLTFMKNRLEVARELLADDGVIFVQCDDNEQAYLKVLMDEIFGRENSKVTLYVQVRFANKTLNEDNDYQKIIEHIFVYSNTNYRPNKDKIEYSYDSFCYEIKELEKGKTEIIGGREVIIFKPHQYRIDKVKPHKNALKETWATGSLVKQGGSAAEFLHLYLKERKDKDGLGVLYKVIGMGTKGDGLGYRYITGPKQATAINGKFYTGIPIEKQCSNENAKTIPIKNLLKDEDIYIDNFWDYKDSFGNCRTQGGVAFNGGKKPEQLLKRIIEIATNESDIILDYHLGSGTTAAVAHKMNRQYIGIEQMNYIETLAVERIKKVIDGEQGGISKAVNWQGGGEFVYAEIAPFNETAKQQILACEDSDGIKALFDELCNKYFLKYNVSVAEFTNILQEPEFAQLSLDEQKQMILEMLDLNQMYVSYSEMNDEQYKDSLSDEDKALNKQFYQDGDKE, via the coding sequence CTGATTTATATCGATCCCCCCTACAACACAGGCAACGATGGTTTTAAATATAACGATAAATTCAACCATTCTACTTGGCTAACTTTTATGAAAAATAGGCTAGAAGTCGCTCGGGAATTATTGGCTGATGATGGTGTGATTTTTGTGCAATGTGATGATAATGAGCAGGCTTATTTAAAAGTTTTAATGGATGAAATTTTTGGTAGAGAAAATAGTAAAGTTACATTATATGTTCAAGTAAGATTTGCTAATAAGACATTAAATGAAGATAACGATTATCAGAAAATAATTGAACATATTTTTGTATATTCCAATACAAATTATAGACCTAATAAAGATAAAATTGAATATTCATATGATTCTTTCTGTTATGAAATTAAGGAATTAGAAAAAGGTAAAACTGAAATTATTGGTGGTAGAGAAGTTATTATTTTTAAACCGCATCAATATAGAATAGATAAAGTTAAACCACATAAAAATGCCTTAAAAGAAACATGGGCAACGGGTTCATTAGTTAAACAAGGTGGTTCAGCAGCTGAATTTTTACATTTATATCTTAAAGAACGTAAAGATAAAGATGGATTAGGTGTTTTATATAAAGTGATTGGAATGGGAACAAAAGGAGATGGTTTAGGATACAGATATATTACGGGTCCCAAACAAGCAACAGCTATAAATGGTAAATTTTATACAGGAATCCCTATTGAAAAACAATGTTCTAATGAAAATGCAAAGACCATTCCAATAAAAAATTTATTAAAAGATGAAGATATCTATATAGATAATTTTTGGGATTACAAAGATAGTTTTGGAAATTGTAGAACCCAAGGCGGAGTGGCTTTTAATGGTGGGAAAAAACCAGAACAATTACTAAAAAGAATTATTGAAATAGCAACCAATGAATCCGACATCATCCTAGACTACCATTTAGGCAGCGGCACAACCGCCGCTGTTGCCCATAAAATGAACCGTCAATATATCGGCATTGAGCAAATGAATTATATCGAAACACTTGCTGTTGAGCGTATAAAAAAAGTGATTGATGGCGAACAAGGCGGTATTTCTAAAGCCGTCAATTGGCAAGGCGGAGGCGAATTCGTGTATGCGGAAATCGCACCATTTAACGAAACGGCAAAACAACAGATTTTGGCTTGTGAAGATTCAGACGGCATCAAAGCTTTGTTTGATGAGTTGTGTAATAAATATTTCTTGAAATACAACGTCAGCGTAGCGGAGTTTACTAATATTTTGCAAGAGCCTGAATTTGCACAATTATCACTTGATGAACAAAAACAAATGATATTGGAAATGTTGGATTTAAATCAAATGTATGTATCGTATTCTGAAATGAATGATGAACAATACAAAGACAGCTTGAGCGATGAAGATAAAGCATTGAATAAGCAATTTTATCAAGACGGAGATAAAGAATGA
- a CDS encoding DEAD/DEAH box helicase family protein, with translation MSKTLFDVIENRKAIYMEDGDESKFKLPEFITENLKYGLFEWQKSALENFLIFERIAILKDFPDIKNRPTHLLFNMATGAGKTLMMAALILYYFEKGYRHFLFFVNQNNIVDKTENNFTDSNHAKYLFKEKILHNDDVIQIKNVDTFSPNPNGIEIKFTSIQKLYNDIHTERENQTTLADLHKLKIVMLGDEAHHLNAQTKKGKSAELDLDKEITGQTSEAEIERKGWEHMVLELLLNKNGNPSENVLLEFTATLPENTEVQEKYCDKIITKFDLKDFLSKGYTKSINLVSSTFDKRERVLHALFFAWYRHQIALKYGIANFKPVMLFRSKTIDESKADYREFLQWVQHIQAADFAFLNRLSDNLKTDENENEQGKTRTEQALTFMREQGLEHSNIADWIHQSYQAHNVIITNSETNKTKKEKTDEATEKLLNNLEAADNPIRAIFTVDRLTEGWDVLNLFDIVRLYEGQNGGGTNKKAGKTASATVSEKQLIGRGVRYFPFMFEDKLPNKRKFDENQQHDLRVLEELFYYTHDEKSRYISELKAELRKDGFLPENTDKVLVKIGLKEKFAQDESFRNILIWVNEKKANPHAKAHNADSLKANLQTLSFTTHGSQILLETQFKADEKDEQSQQIGKQTAFTQIIKVSEMDRHIFNKALHIKGKKANSLFHFNQLQTKLNIARRDELQMDLLKDWKIEFLGLDESKNISPADKLQACLMVLDKVETHLNQSDKPFIGTTEFTPKNLWKIFGKPKQKWVEKSQIKQSVIQKYDWYVMDNFIGNALEENLITFIANQLGNLQTNYDVRLIRNEEVLRLANFDDGEGFMPDFILLLKDKNRSQSHQTHGLLHYQIFIEPKGNHLLEADAWKQQFLNKITNKYGKDKILRRDTPHYRLIGLPFFADKEKSPEQYEKFKQLFPIG, from the coding sequence ATGAGCAAAACGTTATTTGATGTGATTGAAAATCGCAAAGCCATTTACATGGAAGATGGCGATGAAAGTAAATTCAAGCTACCTGAATTTATCACTGAGAATTTGAAATATGGCTTATTTGAATGGCAAAAATCCGCACTAGAAAATTTCTTGATTTTTGAACGCATTGCCATATTGAAAGATTTCCCTGATATTAAAAATCGTCCCACACATTTGCTGTTTAATATGGCAACAGGGGCAGGTAAAACGCTGATGATGGCGGCACTCATTTTGTATTATTTTGAAAAGGGTTATCGCCATTTTCTGTTTTTTGTGAATCAAAACAATATTGTTGATAAAACAGAAAACAACTTTACCGATTCCAACCATGCAAAATATTTGTTTAAGGAAAAAATTTTGCATAATGATGATGTTATCCAAATTAAAAACGTGGATACGTTTAGCCCCAATCCAAACGGAATTGAAATTAAATTTACCAGTATTCAAAAGCTATATAACGATATTCACACAGAACGCGAAAATCAAACAACATTGGCGGATTTACATAAGCTGAAGATTGTGATGCTGGGTGATGAAGCACACCATTTGAACGCACAAACCAAAAAGGGGAAATCAGCAGAACTCGATTTGGATAAGGAAATTACAGGACAAACCAGTGAAGCGGAAATTGAACGCAAGGGCTGGGAGCATATGGTTTTAGAGTTATTGCTGAATAAAAACGGTAATCCTAGTGAAAATGTATTGCTGGAATTTACCGCTACGCTACCTGAAAACACGGAAGTGCAAGAAAAATACTGTGACAAAATCATCACGAAGTTTGATTTAAAAGATTTTTTGAGTAAAGGTTACACCAAGTCGATTAACTTGGTTTCTTCCACTTTTGATAAAAGAGAACGTGTATTGCACGCTTTGTTTTTTGCCTGGTATCGCCATCAAATTGCATTGAAATATGGGATTGCAAATTTCAAGCCTGTGATGCTGTTTCGCAGTAAAACGATTGATGAGTCCAAAGCGGATTATCGAGAATTTTTACAATGGGTACAGCATATTCAAGCAGCGGATTTTGCATTTTTAAATCGACTTTCAGATAACCTAAAAACAGACGAAAACGAAAATGAACAAGGCAAAACACGCACCGAGCAAGCATTGACATTTATGCGTGAACAAGGCTTAGAACACAGCAATATTGCTGATTGGATTCACCAGTCGTATCAAGCACATAATGTGATCATAACCAACTCTGAAACCAATAAAACAAAAAAAGAAAAAACCGATGAAGCAACAGAAAAATTGTTGAACAATTTGGAAGCGGCAGATAATCCCATCCGAGCTATTTTTACTGTTGATAGATTAACCGAAGGCTGGGACGTATTGAATTTGTTTGATATTGTGCGTTTGTATGAAGGGCAAAATGGCGGTGGTACAAACAAAAAAGCAGGAAAAACAGCATCTGCAACAGTTTCAGAAAAGCAGTTAATCGGGCGTGGTGTACGTTATTTTCCTTTTATGTTTGAAGATAAATTACCCAATAAGCGTAAATTTGATGAAAACCAACAACACGATTTGCGTGTGTTGGAAGAATTGTTTTATTACACGCACGATGAAAAATCTCGTTATATTTCTGAATTAAAGGCGGAATTACGTAAAGATGGTTTCCTGCCTGAAAATACAGATAAGGTTTTAGTCAAAATTGGATTGAAAGAAAAATTTGCACAAGATGAAAGTTTTAGAAACATTCTGATTTGGGTAAACGAAAAAAAAGCCAATCCACATGCGAAAGCCCATAATGCGGATAGCTTGAAAGCTAATCTACAAACGTTGTCGTTTACCACACACGGCAGTCAAATTTTGCTGGAAACTCAATTTAAAGCCGATGAAAAAGATGAACAATCCCAACAAATTGGCAAACAGACTGCATTTACCCAAATAATCAAAGTTTCAGAAATGGATAGGCATATTTTCAATAAGGCGTTGCATATTAAAGGAAAAAAGGCAAATTCTTTGTTTCATTTTAACCAGTTGCAAACTAAGCTGAATATTGCCAGACGTGATGAATTGCAAATGGATTTACTCAAAGATTGGAAGATTGAATTTTTGGGTTTAGACGAAAGTAAAAACATTAGCCCTGCTGATAAGTTACAGGCTTGTTTGATGGTGCTGGATAAAGTTGAAACCCATTTAAATCAAAGCGATAAGCCATTTATAGGAACAACCGAATTTACGCCTAAAAACTTGTGGAAAATTTTTGGCAAACCAAAACAGAAATGGGTTGAAAAATCCCAAATTAAACAATCTGTTATTCAAAAGTATGATTGGTATGTAATGGATAACTTTATCGGCAACGCTTTGGAAGAAAATTTGATTACCTTTATTGCCAATCAATTGGGTAATTTGCAAACCAATTATGATGTAAGGTTAATTCGCAATGAAGAAGTGTTGAGATTAGCCAATTTTGATGATGGCGAGGGTTTTATGCCTGATTTTATTTTGTTGTTGAAAGATAAAAATCGATCTCAAAGCCATCAAACTCATGGCTTATTACATTATCAAATTTTTATTGAACCAAAAGGAAATCATTTACTAGAAGCAGATGCTTGGAAACAACAGTTTTTGAATAAGATTACCAATAAATATGGTAAAGATAAAATTTTGCGTCGCGATACACCGCATTATCGTTTGATTGGCTTGCCCTTTTTTGCTGATAAAGAGAAAAGTCCTGAACAATATGAAAAGTTCAAGCAGTTATTTCCCATCGGCTAA
- a CDS encoding Dps family protein, with the protein MATNIGLDKATSEKLAQELNNLLATYQVFYMNVRGYHWNIKGVNFFELHAKFEEIYDDLVVKVDEIAERILTLGYTPSNAFSEYLTKSLIKEHTGVSAAQDCLSGTLSGFKTLLKQQREILALAADADDEGTASQMSDYIKEQEKLVWMFTAACESCNS; encoded by the coding sequence ATGGCAACAAATATCGGCTTAGACAAAGCGACTTCAGAAAAATTAGCACAAGAACTCAATAATTTACTTGCGACTTATCAAGTATTTTATATGAACGTGCGCGGTTATCACTGGAACATTAAAGGGGTAAACTTCTTTGAATTACACGCAAAATTTGAGGAAATTTATGATGATTTAGTGGTGAAAGTGGACGAAATCGCAGAGCGTATTTTGACGTTAGGCTACACGCCAAGCAATGCGTTCAGCGAGTATTTAACCAAATCTTTAATCAAAGAACATACAGGCGTGAGTGCAGCGCAAGACTGTTTAAGTGGCACATTAAGTGGTTTCAAAACCTTGTTAAAACAACAACGTGAAATCTTAGCCTTAGCCGCTGATGCAGATGATGAAGGCACCGCTTCACAAATGAGCGACTACATCAAAGAGCAAGAAAAATTAGTGTGGATGTTTACTGCAGCTTGTGAAAGTTGCAATAGCTAA
- a CDS encoding anthranilate synthase component II — MNTNLLIINNHDSFTYNLVDLIRQFDVPFSVVNVEQLNLDEVDNFSHILISPGPDVPSAYPQLFAMLERYQHRKSILGVCLGHQTLCQFFGATLYNLPQVRHGQAKQIKVRSNSVLFFGLPTQFQIGLYHSWAVSQQHFPPQLEITATCEDDVIMAMQHRHLPIFGVQFHPESYISEQGKALIANWLKT; from the coding sequence ATGAACACAAATTTATTAATTATCAATAATCACGATTCTTTTACCTATAATTTAGTGGATTTAATTCGTCAATTTGACGTGCCGTTTTCTGTGGTGAATGTGGAACAGCTAAATCTTGATGAAGTGGATAATTTCAGCCATATTTTGATTTCCCCCGGTCCTGATGTGCCGAGTGCTTATCCACAACTGTTTGCGATGTTGGAGCGCTATCAGCATCGAAAATCAATTTTGGGCGTTTGCCTTGGGCATCAAACCCTGTGCCAGTTTTTTGGTGCAACCTTGTATAATTTGCCGCAGGTGCGACACGGGCAGGCAAAGCAAATCAAAGTGCGGTCAAATTCTGTCTTATTTTTCGGCTTGCCTACGCAATTTCAAATTGGGCTTTATCATTCGTGGGCGGTCTCACAGCAGCATTTTCCGCCACAATTGGAGATTACTGCCACTTGCGAAGACGATGTGATTATGGCAATGCAGCATCGCCATTTGCCAATTTTTGGCGTACAATTTCACCCAGAATCCTATATTTCAGAACAGGGCAAGGCATTAATTGCTAACTGGCTGAAAACTTAA
- a CDS encoding aminodeoxychorismate synthase component I, producing the protein MLLNDFISQANQLGNQRAPFFFLIDFEQQKPVICPLAQCAEQGIWFEFASQNNLATAQKATLKQPFKLEKFPIDFATYQQSFEIVQQALQQGNSYLLNLTYATPIAINYDLNTLFYATQAKYKLLFKNEFVCFSPEPFVKIAHNQIFTYPMKGTINANLPDAEKQLLNCEKEQREHYTIVDLMRNDLAIVGQNVQVKRFRYLEKIFTERGAIWQTSSEICADLKKNWQANIGTILSQLLPAGSISGAPKEKTVATIQQAELAPRGYYTGVFGIFNGESLESAVAIRFISQQNGNYAFHSGGGITIQSSASQEYQELLEKIYVPLKFQQGTK; encoded by the coding sequence ATGCTATTGAATGACTTTATTTCGCAAGCCAACCAACTAGGAAACCAGCGAGCGCCCTTTTTCTTTTTGATTGATTTTGAACAGCAAAAACCTGTTATTTGCCCCCTTGCACAATGCGCTGAACAAGGTATTTGGTTTGAATTTGCCAGCCAAAATAATCTTGCAACGGCACAAAAAGCAACCCTAAAACAGCCCTTTAAGCTAGAAAAATTTCCCATCGATTTCGCCACTTATCAGCAAAGCTTTGAGATTGTGCAACAGGCGTTACAGCAAGGAAATTCCTATTTGCTTAATCTCACTTACGCCACGCCGATTGCGATAAATTACGATCTCAATACGCTGTTTTATGCCACGCAAGCGAAATATAAGCTCTTGTTTAAAAACGAGTTTGTCTGTTTTTCCCCTGAGCCTTTCGTGAAAATCGCGCATAACCAAATTTTCACTTACCCAATGAAAGGCACGATTAACGCCAACTTGCCTGATGCAGAGAAGCAATTACTCAATTGTGAAAAAGAGCAACGGGAACATTACACCATTGTGGATTTAATGCGTAATGATCTGGCTATCGTAGGGCAAAATGTGCAAGTAAAGCGTTTTCGTTATTTAGAAAAGATTTTCACCGAACGTGGTGCGATCTGGCAGACAAGTTCAGAGATTTGTGCCGACCTTAAGAAAAACTGGCAAGCCAACATCGGCACAATACTCAGCCAGCTTTTACCCGCAGGCTCAATCAGCGGTGCGCCGAAAGAAAAAACCGTTGCCACCATTCAACAAGCGGAATTAGCACCACGGGGCTATTACACTGGCGTGTTTGGCATTTTTAACGGCGAAAGCCTAGAAAGTGCGGTGGCCATTCGCTTTATTTCTCAGCAAAACGGAAACTATGCTTTCCACAGTGGCGGCGGCATCACCATTCAAAGCAGTGCCTCACAAGAATATCAAGAATTGTTAGAGAAAATTTATGTCCCTCTTAAATTTCAGCAAGGAACAAAATGA
- a CDS encoding aminotransferase class IV family protein: MNFPLFETLCIENGQVQNLALHQQRYENSLREFYVGQSYEIFSLAKILQKNTALWANLQSPIIRCRIDYNATQYHLQCFPYQRKTYQRFQPVICDDIDYHLKYSDRAIFNELLKQKGDCDEIMIIKNGKVTDCSIGNLVLRQGSQWFTPDSPLLIGTQRTALLQQNKIKVRSIFLADLADYEEIRLINALNPL, from the coding sequence ATGAATTTTCCCCTGTTTGAAACCCTGTGCATTGAAAATGGGCAAGTGCAAAATCTTGCCCTGCACCAACAGCGTTATGAAAACAGCCTGCGTGAATTTTATGTAGGACAATCTTATGAAATTTTTTCCCTCGCAAAAATTCTGCAAAAAAACACCGCACTTTGGGCAAATCTTCAAAGCCCGATTATCCGCTGCCGTATCGACTACAACGCCACGCAATATCACCTGCAATGTTTTCCCTATCAGCGTAAAACCTACCAACGCTTCCAGCCTGTGATTTGCGATGACATTGACTACCACCTGAAATACAGCGATCGTGCTATCTTCAACGAATTGCTAAAACAAAAAGGCGATTGTGATGAGATTATGATTATCAAAAATGGTAAGGTAACGGATTGCTCCATTGGTAATCTTGTGTTACGCCAAGGCTCACAATGGTTCACCCCCGACAGCCCCTTATTAATCGGTACCCAACGCACCGCATTACTGCAACAAAATAAAATCAAAGTGCGGTCAATTTTTCTCGCTGATTTAGCTGATTATGAGGAAATTAGACTGATTAATGCGTTAAATCCGTTGTGA
- a CDS encoding type II toxin-antitoxin system RelE/ParE family toxin has product MTNIILSDLALNDIDEILASVYEFTGFISTPQKLQQEFNKTFELIAFMPQAIGRMRNDGTREAFCRGYRIVYDILGDEVHIKTIIHSRRLYPRP; this is encoded by the coding sequence ATGACTAATATCATTTTATCTGATTTAGCCCTCAATGACATCGATGAGATTTTAGCCAGTGTTTATGAATTTACTGGTTTTATTTCCACGCCACAAAAATTACAGCAAGAATTTAACAAAACTTTTGAACTTATCGCCTTTATGCCACAAGCTATCGGTCGAATGCGCAATGATGGAACGCGCGAAGCCTTTTGCCGTGGTTATCGTATTGTTTATGATATTTTAGGCGATGAAGTGCATATCAAAACCATTATCCATAGTCGCAGGCTTTATCCACGTCCTTAA
- a CDS encoding RidA family protein — protein sequence MTKIIHTEKAPAAIGPYVQAVDLGNLVLTSGQIPVNPATGEVPVDIVAQARQSLENVKAIIEQAGLTVADIVKTTVFVKDLNDFATVNAEYERFFKENNHPNFPARSCVEVARLPKDVGVEIEAIAVRNSKGYGISICR from the coding sequence ATGACAAAAATTATTCATACCGAAAAAGCGCCAGCGGCGATTGGGCCTTATGTACAAGCGGTGGATTTAGGCAATTTAGTACTAACTTCTGGGCAAATTCCGGTTAATCCTGCAACAGGTGAAGTGCCGGTGGATATTGTGGCTCAAGCACGCCAATCTTTAGAAAATGTTAAAGCCATTATTGAGCAAGCAGGTTTAACTGTGGCTGATATTGTGAAAACGACGGTTTTTGTTAAAGACTTGAATGATTTTGCTACTGTAAATGCAGAATATGAACGTTTCTTTAAAGAAAATAATCACCCTAATTTCCCTGCTCGCTCTTGTGTTGAAGTGGCTCGATTGCCAAAAGATGTGGGTGTAGAAATTGAAGCCATTGCGGTGAGAAATTCCAAAGGATATGGAATTTCTATCTGTAGATAA